The Bradyrhizobium sp. WBAH42 genome includes a window with the following:
- a CDS encoding M20/M25/M40 family metallo-hydrolase: MANAQLQSVLDHIDKDFDNSLERLFSLLRIKSISADPAFADDCKAAAEHLAKDIASLGVATEVRPTAGHPAVVGRTGAGGRPHVLFYGHYDVQPVDPLDLWHRPPFEPVVTDHADGRKIIVARGAEDDKGQVMTFVEACRAWKKVTGSLPVDVTFLIEGEEEVGSKNFVPFIEANKDEFKADYVLVCDTGMWDPSTPAITTSLRGLLYEELKITAANRDLHSGVFGGTAMNPIRLLTKILGGLFDDDNRITIPGFYDSVKDTPPDILAQWKKLDFTPESFLKPVGLSLPAGEKGRLLVEQASTRPTCDVNGIWGGYIGEGSKTVIPSHASAKVSFRLVQGQDPQKIRKAFRDYVTARIPGDCKVEFGDHSAAPAVALDWTMKPLAAASKALTEEWGKETVLMGSGASIPIVADFKRRLGLDSLLVGFGLDDDNIHSPNEKYDLKSFQKGIRSWARILAALAEVK; encoded by the coding sequence ATGGCCAACGCGCAGCTCCAATCCGTGCTCGACCACATCGACAAGGATTTCGACAACAGCCTGGAGCGCCTGTTCTCGTTGTTGCGGATCAAGTCGATCTCGGCCGATCCCGCCTTCGCCGATGATTGCAAGGCTGCCGCCGAGCATCTCGCCAAGGACATCGCCAGCCTCGGTGTGGCCACCGAGGTGAGGCCGACCGCGGGCCATCCCGCCGTCGTCGGCAGGACCGGCGCGGGCGGACGGCCGCACGTGCTGTTCTACGGCCATTACGACGTGCAGCCGGTCGACCCGCTCGATCTCTGGCACCGTCCGCCGTTCGAGCCCGTCGTCACCGATCATGCCGATGGCCGCAAGATCATCGTCGCGCGCGGCGCCGAGGACGACAAGGGCCAGGTGATGACGTTCGTCGAGGCCTGCCGTGCCTGGAAGAAGGTGACGGGCTCGCTGCCGGTCGACGTCACCTTCCTGATCGAGGGCGAGGAGGAGGTCGGCTCGAAGAACTTCGTGCCCTTCATCGAGGCCAACAAGGACGAGTTCAAGGCCGACTACGTGCTGGTGTGCGACACCGGCATGTGGGATCCGAGCACGCCGGCGATCACGACCTCGCTGCGCGGCCTGCTCTATGAAGAGCTGAAGATCACCGCCGCCAATCGCGATCTGCATTCCGGCGTGTTTGGCGGCACCGCGATGAACCCGATCCGCCTGCTCACGAAAATCCTGGGCGGCCTGTTCGACGACGACAACCGCATCACCATTCCCGGCTTCTATGACAGCGTGAAGGACACGCCGCCCGACATCCTGGCGCAGTGGAAGAAGCTCGATTTCACGCCCGAGAGCTTTCTCAAGCCGGTCGGGCTGTCGCTCCCGGCTGGCGAGAAGGGCAGGCTGCTGGTCGAGCAGGCCTCGACGCGTCCGACCTGCGACGTCAACGGCATCTGGGGCGGCTATATCGGCGAGGGCTCCAAGACCGTGATTCCCTCACATGCCTCGGCGAAGGTGTCGTTCCGTCTGGTCCAGGGCCAGGACCCGCAAAAGATCCGCAAGGCCTTCCGTGATTACGTGACGGCGCGCATTCCCGGCGACTGCAAGGTCGAGTTCGGCGACCATTCCGCCGCGCCCGCGGTCGCGCTCGACTGGACCATGAAGCCGCTTGCCGCCGCCAGCAAGGCGCTGACGGAGGAATGGGGCAAGGAGACCGTGCTGATGGGCTCCGGCGCCTCGATCCCAATCGTCGCCGACTTCAAGCGCAGGCTCGGCCTCGACTCGCTGCTGGTGGGGTTTGGCCTCGACGACGACAACATCCACTCGCCCAACGAGAAATACGACCTGAAGAGCTTCCAGAAAGGGATCCGCTCCTGGGCTCGCATCCTCGCCGCGCTGGCGGAGGTGAAATAG
- a CDS encoding class II aldolase/adducin family protein → MSPAEARVREVPSNMTEAEWQQRVNLAACYRLVALYGWDDLVDTHISARVPGPDHHFLINPYGLMFEEITASSLVKVDLHGNQLSESEYSINPAGFTIHSAIHEVREDAICVLHLHTLDGTAVSSSAEGLLPLNQTAQLVTHDLAYHDYEGIALDHEERPRLQKDLGDHNHMLLRNHGTLTVGRSVASAFERMYHLERACSMQVRTRALGTPVYPVEEIAIEKNTELLSNRDRAELRANNLVWPPLLRKLDRVNPGYRS, encoded by the coding sequence ATGTCGCCAGCAGAAGCCCGCGTGAGGGAAGTGCCCTCCAACATGACGGAGGCGGAGTGGCAGCAACGGGTCAATCTCGCCGCCTGCTATCGCCTGGTCGCGCTGTACGGCTGGGACGATCTGGTCGACACCCACATCTCCGCGCGCGTGCCCGGCCCCGACCATCACTTCCTCATCAATCCCTACGGGCTGATGTTCGAGGAAATCACGGCCTCCAGCCTCGTCAAGGTCGACCTGCACGGCAACCAGCTCTCCGAGAGCGAGTACAGCATCAACCCCGCCGGCTTCACCATCCATTCGGCAATCCACGAGGTGCGCGAAGACGCCATCTGCGTGCTGCATCTCCACACCCTCGACGGCACCGCGGTGTCGAGCAGCGCGGAAGGGCTGCTGCCGCTGAACCAGACCGCCCAGCTCGTCACCCACGACCTCGCCTATCACGACTATGAAGGCATCGCGCTCGACCACGAGGAGCGGCCGCGGCTGCAGAAGGATCTCGGCGACCACAACCACATGCTCCTGCGCAATCACGGCACGCTGACGGTCGGCCGCTCGGTCGCTTCCGCTTTCGAGCGCATGTACCACCTCGAACGCGCCTGCTCGATGCAGGTGCGCACGCGCGCACTGGGCACGCCGGTCTATCCGGTCGAGGAGATCGCGATCGAGAAGAACACCGAGCTGTTGTCGAACCGCGACCGCGCCGAGCTGCGCGCGAACAACCTCGTGTGGCCGCCCTTGCTGCGCAAGCTCGACCGCGTCAATCCCGGCTACAGGTCTTGA